From a region of the Rhodococcus sp. 4CII genome:
- a CDS encoding HAD-IB family hydrolase, whose product MSDLRSLHDDIAAAVPGPATLAAFDLDGTLISGYSASVVYRDRLRRFDISVAELLRTTGAAVDTRFRGADVGNLMRIGVESLSGRMEDELQEWGQRLFRQEIARMIFSEVRGLLAAHRHAGHRVVMATSATPYQALSVAADLDIDVDDVLCTRPEVLDGMLTGKLESPALWGPAKAEALREYADAHGVDLGNSFAYSNGAEDVPMLKSVGHPVALNPDRKLAATARQNGWPSVHLRPPESGADPMSIARTTTAIGALMGAAAFGVSAGLLTQNRQTGANLVGSFGPDLALAICGINVRVKGRENAWSARPAVFMFNHQSSLDMLVIGSVIRRDVTGVAKKEAARDPRFIPVGALLDVAYIDRSDSTKARAALRPAVDKLQSGISIAIAPEGTRSATPRLGKFKKGGFHLAMQAGVPIVPIVIHNAGERMWRNSLVAHPGTVDVDVLAPVPTDGWDLADLDRHVDEVRSLFEDCLHAGHR is encoded by the coding sequence ATGAGCGATCTCCGCAGTCTCCATGACGACATCGCGGCCGCCGTTCCCGGCCCGGCCACCCTCGCGGCGTTCGATCTGGACGGCACGCTGATCAGCGGGTACTCCGCGAGCGTCGTGTACCGGGACCGCCTGCGCCGCTTCGACATCAGCGTGGCCGAACTGCTGCGGACCACGGGCGCCGCGGTCGACACCCGATTCCGGGGTGCGGACGTCGGCAATCTGATGCGCATTGGTGTGGAGAGCCTTTCCGGGCGCATGGAGGACGAACTGCAGGAGTGGGGACAGCGGCTGTTCCGCCAGGAGATCGCGCGGATGATCTTCTCGGAGGTTCGCGGATTGCTCGCCGCGCACCGGCATGCCGGTCACCGGGTGGTGATGGCCACGTCCGCCACGCCGTACCAGGCACTGTCGGTGGCCGCGGATCTCGACATCGACGTCGACGACGTCCTGTGCACGCGTCCCGAGGTGCTGGACGGGATGCTCACCGGGAAACTCGAATCGCCCGCGCTGTGGGGTCCGGCCAAGGCCGAGGCACTACGTGAGTACGCGGATGCGCACGGCGTGGATCTGGGCAACAGTTTCGCGTACTCCAACGGCGCCGAGGACGTCCCGATGTTGAAATCGGTGGGACATCCGGTGGCCTTGAATCCCGACCGCAAGCTGGCGGCCACCGCCCGGCAGAACGGATGGCCGTCGGTGCACCTGCGGCCACCGGAGAGCGGTGCCGACCCGATGTCCATCGCCCGCACGACCACGGCCATCGGCGCTTTGATGGGTGCAGCGGCGTTCGGTGTCTCCGCCGGCCTGCTCACCCAGAACCGGCAGACGGGAGCCAATCTGGTCGGCAGTTTCGGCCCGGATCTCGCGCTCGCGATCTGCGGTATCAACGTGCGCGTCAAGGGCAGGGAGAATGCGTGGTCGGCCAGGCCCGCGGTGTTCATGTTCAATCATCAGAGTTCCCTCGACATGCTGGTGATCGGCAGCGTCATCCGACGCGACGTCACCGGTGTCGCGAAGAAGGAGGCCGCGCGCGATCCCCGGTTCATCCCCGTGGGTGCGCTGCTCGATGTGGCGTACATCGACCGCTCCGACAGCACGAAGGCCCGAGCGGCGCTGCGTCCGGCCGTCGACAAACTGCAGTCCGGCATCTCCATCGCGATCGCCCCCGAGGGCACTCGCTCGGCGACCCCTCGCCTCGGCAAGTTCAAGAAGGGCGGCTTCCACCTGGCGATGCAGGCGGGTGTCCCGATCGTGCCGATCGTCATCCACAACGCCGGTGAACGGATGTGGCGGAACTCGCTGGTCGCCCACCCCGGCACGGTCGACGTCGACGTGCTCGCTCCCGTGCCGACCGACGGATGGGACCTCGCGGACCTCGACCGGCACGTCGACGAGGTGCGCTCACTGTTCGAGGACTGTCTGCACGCCGGGCATCGCTGA
- a CDS encoding YciI family protein — MPKFMLLQHYEGGAGCDVPMTEWKPEEVQAHIRFQQDLNAELVAKGELVDAQGLAGPDAAKRVTFDGKGAPVVTDGPFPESKELLAGYRMIDVESEARALEIAAQTSAAPGPGGAPIQQAIEVRQVMGAPDTDL; from the coding sequence ATGCCGAAGTTCATGTTGCTGCAGCACTACGAGGGCGGCGCGGGCTGCGACGTGCCCATGACCGAGTGGAAGCCGGAGGAGGTGCAGGCGCACATCCGGTTCCAGCAGGACCTCAACGCGGAACTCGTCGCGAAGGGCGAACTCGTCGACGCCCAGGGCCTCGCCGGACCGGACGCCGCGAAGCGCGTCACGTTCGACGGTAAGGGCGCTCCGGTGGTGACCGACGGGCCGTTCCCCGAATCGAAGGAACTACTCGCCGGGTACCGCATGATCGACGTGGAGTCGGAGGCCCGGGCGCTGGAGATCGCCGCACAGACGTCGGCCGCACCGGGCCCGGGCGGGGCCCCGATCCAGCAGGCGATCGAGGTGCGGCAGGTGATGGGCGCGCCCGACACCGATCTGTGA
- a CDS encoding RNA polymerase sigma factor → MKTDPATLDLLRELAPQVLGVLVRRSGDFEGSEDAVQEALLAAAEHWPREGLPDNPRGWLIQTATRKMTDQIRSEIARRTREDVVARQAPPSADVPDRDDTLLLLFLCCHPALTPASAIALTLRAVGGLTTAEIANAFLVPESTMAQRISRGKQRITTSGIPFRRPTGDEWTERLRSVLHVLYLIFNEGYASSIGDRLHRTELSAEAIRLTRAVHAMLPDDGEVGGLLALMLLTDARRPARTGPHGELIPLAEQDRTRWNRELIAEGQRLVMDAVAHGSVGAYQLQAGIAAVHDDAEQVEDTDWAQILALYGLLERMSDNPMVTLNRAVAAAMVHGPATGLTMLEPLDDALAGHYRLDAVRAHLFDLAGDPDSALAHYRAAANRTTNVPEQQYLAAQVARLSARD, encoded by the coding sequence GTGAAGACCGACCCTGCCACCCTGGACCTGCTGCGCGAACTGGCGCCGCAGGTCCTCGGTGTGCTCGTGCGGCGGTCAGGTGATTTCGAGGGTTCCGAGGACGCGGTGCAGGAGGCGCTGCTCGCGGCCGCCGAGCACTGGCCGCGGGAGGGGCTGCCGGACAATCCGCGGGGGTGGCTGATCCAGACCGCCACCCGCAAGATGACCGATCAGATCCGCAGCGAGATCGCCCGCCGCACACGGGAGGACGTGGTCGCCCGGCAGGCGCCGCCGTCGGCGGACGTACCGGATCGGGACGACACCCTGCTCCTGCTGTTCCTGTGCTGCCATCCCGCTCTGACACCGGCCTCGGCCATCGCGTTGACGCTGCGCGCGGTCGGGGGTCTCACCACCGCCGAGATCGCCAATGCATTCCTGGTGCCGGAATCGACCATGGCTCAACGGATCAGCCGCGGAAAGCAGCGCATCACGACGTCGGGGATACCGTTCCGCCGGCCGACGGGCGACGAGTGGACCGAACGCCTGCGCTCCGTCCTGCACGTGCTCTACCTGATCTTCAACGAGGGGTACGCCAGCAGCATCGGCGACCGTCTGCACCGCACCGAACTGTCCGCCGAGGCGATCCGGCTCACGCGGGCCGTGCACGCGATGCTGCCCGACGACGGTGAAGTCGGTGGGCTGCTGGCGTTGATGTTGCTGACCGACGCCCGCCGTCCCGCCCGCACCGGCCCGCACGGCGAACTGATCCCGCTGGCCGAGCAGGATCGCACGCGGTGGAACCGGGAGTTGATCGCCGAGGGACAACGCCTGGTGATGGACGCCGTCGCCCACGGGTCGGTCGGGGCCTACCAACTGCAGGCCGGAATCGCGGCAGTGCACGACGACGCGGAACAGGTCGAGGACACCGACTGGGCGCAGATCCTCGCGCTGTACGGACTGCTCGAGCGGATGTCCGACAATCCGATGGTGACGCTCAACCGCGCGGTGGCCGCGGCGATGGTGCACGGACCGGCCACGGGGCTGACGATGCTCGAACCCCTCGACGACGCCCTGGCCGGGCACTACCGACTCGACGCCGTCCGAGCCCACCTGTTCGACCTGGCGGGCGACCCGGATTCGGCGCTCGCACACTATCGCGCGGCCGCGAACCGCACCACGAATGTGCCGGAACAGCAGTACCTCGCGGCGCAGGTGGCCCGGCTCAGCGCTCGCGACTGA
- a CDS encoding ABC transporter ATP-binding protein has product MPATEPPSIQQASAVTAEPSLFPRIWALLRPYRGWLMLVAAAIVVSSLLGIVNPFLTKAVFDRALFPTDGSGVHLTLLLWLVVAMIAVTLAGSVIGVGQSYLTTKVGNLSMADLRERLFAHLEKMELAFFTSTKTGSIQSRLANDVGGVRSVLTTTASSILSNVVTVTASLIAMLLLSWQLTLLAVALLPGFVYLQRRVGARRRVLARKTQESLSDMTAITEEALSVSGVLLTKVFNQADTELDRYRTENARQTELQVRQAMTGQGFFAVVSSFMAITPALVYLLAGYLVSGGSAALSAGTLVAFSTLQARLLQPLVSLMRVTLDVQTSMALFRRIFEYLDLQPAIVNRPDAVELPSGSPGRVELDDVYFAYPAPVRLATADPDPVALRSLGRGGGGGLRGVSTAATRLPSAAAPVTPPPDHRSRRWAVAGTSLAIEPGQLAAFVGPSGAGKTTLCYLVPRLYEVNRGSVRVDGYDVRDLTMSSLAEAVGMVTQDPYLFHASIADNLRYAKPDATDAELRAAAEAANIHDRILGFDDGYDTLVGERGFRLSGGEKQRLAIARVLLKNPRVLILDEATSALDTVSERLVQKALGEVMRGRTTLAIAHRLSTIQHADVIFVIDEGTLIERGTHTELLAQQGLYARLHAEQFGAGQVECRCTDGVRFTDGTVLAPSSRTGTGEF; this is encoded by the coding sequence ATGCCCGCGACAGAACCCCCATCCATCCAGCAGGCCTCCGCCGTTACCGCGGAGCCTTCGCTGTTTCCCCGCATCTGGGCGCTGCTGCGTCCCTACCGCGGGTGGCTGATGCTCGTCGCCGCCGCGATCGTCGTGTCGTCACTGCTCGGCATCGTCAATCCCTTCCTCACGAAGGCGGTGTTCGACCGCGCACTGTTTCCCACCGACGGCAGCGGTGTCCATCTGACGTTGCTGCTGTGGCTGGTGGTGGCCATGATCGCGGTGACGCTGGCGGGTTCCGTGATCGGCGTCGGCCAGAGTTACCTCACCACCAAGGTCGGGAACCTGTCGATGGCGGATCTGCGGGAGCGGCTCTTCGCCCACCTCGAGAAGATGGAACTGGCCTTCTTCACGTCCACCAAGACCGGTTCCATCCAATCGCGCCTGGCCAACGACGTCGGCGGGGTGCGCTCCGTCCTCACGACCACGGCATCGAGCATCCTCTCGAACGTCGTCACCGTCACAGCCTCCCTCATCGCGATGCTGCTGCTGTCGTGGCAGCTGACCCTCCTCGCTGTCGCACTGCTTCCCGGATTCGTCTATCTGCAACGGCGAGTCGGCGCCCGGCGACGGGTTCTGGCGCGCAAGACGCAGGAGTCGTTGTCGGACATGACCGCGATCACCGAGGAAGCGCTGAGCGTCTCGGGGGTGCTCCTGACGAAGGTATTCAACCAGGCCGACACCGAACTCGACCGGTACCGGACAGAGAACGCCCGGCAGACCGAATTGCAGGTGCGGCAGGCCATGACCGGTCAGGGTTTCTTCGCCGTCGTCAGTTCGTTCATGGCGATCACTCCTGCCCTCGTCTACCTGCTGGCGGGATATCTCGTCAGCGGCGGTTCCGCGGCACTCTCGGCCGGCACACTCGTCGCATTCTCGACCCTGCAGGCCCGGTTGCTGCAGCCGTTGGTCTCGCTGATGCGGGTCACTCTCGACGTCCAGACGTCGATGGCGTTGTTCCGCCGCATCTTCGAGTACCTCGACCTGCAACCCGCGATCGTGAATCGGCCGGATGCCGTCGAACTGCCCTCGGGCTCACCCGGGCGGGTGGAATTGGACGACGTGTACTTCGCGTACCCCGCGCCCGTCCGGTTGGCCACCGCGGATCCCGACCCGGTGGCACTGCGCAGCCTGGGTCGCGGCGGAGGCGGCGGCCTGCGCGGAGTCTCGACCGCGGCGACTCGCCTGCCCTCCGCGGCGGCGCCCGTAACGCCACCGCCGGACCATCGCAGCCGGCGGTGGGCGGTGGCGGGCACCTCCCTCGCGATCGAACCGGGGCAGCTCGCCGCCTTCGTCGGACCGTCCGGTGCAGGGAAGACCACACTCTGCTACCTCGTGCCGCGACTGTACGAGGTGAACAGAGGCTCGGTCCGGGTCGACGGCTACGACGTGCGCGACCTCACGATGAGCTCACTCGCCGAGGCCGTCGGGATGGTAACCCAGGACCCGTATCTGTTCCACGCGTCGATCGCCGACAATCTTCGATATGCCAAGCCGGACGCGACCGATGCCGAGTTGCGAGCCGCCGCCGAGGCCGCCAATATTCACGACCGCATCCTCGGATTCGACGACGGATACGACACCCTGGTGGGTGAGAGAGGGTTCCGCCTCTCCGGCGGCGAGAAGCAGCGCTTGGCCATCGCCCGGGTGCTGTTGAAGAACCCCCGCGTGCTGATCCTGGACGAAGCGACGTCCGCGCTCGACACGGTCTCCGAGCGGCTCGTCCAGAAGGCCCTCGGCGAGGTGATGCGCGGACGGACCACCCTCGCGATCGCCCACCGCCTGTCCACCATCCAGCACGCCGACGTGATCTTCGTGATCGACGAAGGAACCCTGATCGAACGCGGCACGCACACCGAACTCCTTGCGCAACAAGGGCTGTACGCACGACTACACGCGGAACAGTTCGGCGCCGGCCAGGTGGAGTGCCGATGCACCGACGGCGTGCGATTCACCGACGGGACCGTGCTGGCCCCGAGCTCCCGCACGGGAACGGGAGAGTTCTAG
- a CDS encoding SDR family oxidoreductase, which yields MAIKTLDGKKCLITGAGSGIGHATALSAAGEGAELFLTDINEVGLAQTVEQVGSRGGTVSFSRALDVSDYDAVAAFAADVHEQFGSLDVVMNVAGISAWGTVENLEHRHWKSMVDVNLMGPIHVIETFVPPMVRAGRGGHLVNVSSAAGLLALPWHAAYSASKFGLRGVSEVLRFDLKRHGIGVSLVVPGAVQTPLVGTVEIAGVDRDDPRIQKAIHRFEKRAVTPEKVASCIIAGIKKDRYMVYTSPDIRFGYWWARKFSPPYDYVMQKANDQFSKFL from the coding sequence ATGGCGATCAAGACGCTCGACGGCAAGAAGTGCCTGATCACGGGTGCAGGTAGCGGGATCGGGCATGCGACGGCCCTGTCGGCGGCGGGGGAGGGCGCCGAACTGTTCCTCACCGACATCAACGAGGTCGGCTTGGCGCAGACGGTGGAACAGGTCGGCAGCCGCGGCGGCACCGTCAGCTTCTCCCGTGCGCTCGACGTGTCCGATTACGACGCCGTTGCCGCATTCGCCGCGGATGTCCACGAACAGTTCGGAAGTCTCGACGTCGTCATGAACGTCGCCGGCATCTCGGCGTGGGGAACGGTCGAGAACCTCGAGCACCGGCACTGGAAGTCCATGGTGGACGTCAACCTGATGGGTCCGATCCACGTCATCGAGACGTTCGTGCCTCCGATGGTGCGTGCGGGGCGCGGCGGTCACCTCGTCAACGTCTCTTCGGCGGCCGGGCTGCTGGCCCTGCCGTGGCACGCGGCGTACAGCGCAAGCAAATTCGGGCTCCGCGGGGTGTCCGAGGTTCTCCGGTTCGACCTCAAACGGCACGGCATCGGGGTCAGTCTCGTCGTTCCCGGCGCAGTGCAGACGCCGCTGGTGGGCACCGTCGAGATCGCTGGAGTCGATCGCGACGACCCGCGCATCCAGAAGGCGATCCACCGCTTCGAGAAGCGGGCCGTCACCCCCGAGAAGGTCGCGTCCTGCATCATCGCCGGCATCAAGAAGGACCGGTACATGGTGTACACCTCGCCGGACATCCGGTTCGGCTATTGGTGGGCCCGCAAGTTCTCGCCGCCCTACGACTACGTAATGCAGAAGGCCAACGATCAGTTCAGCAAGTTCCTGTAG
- a CDS encoding helix-turn-helix domain-containing protein has product MADFAARLNKLFDTVHPPGRKPHTNAEVAAALIADGHQISKPYISQLRSGQRTNPSDETVAAFARFFKVKPDYFFNDIYAAKIDHDLELLSQLQGYGLRKLSSRAFDLSEESQSLLTTMAEKLRASEGLPEVPPDASR; this is encoded by the coding sequence ATGGCAGATTTTGCTGCTCGGCTGAACAAGCTCTTCGATACGGTCCACCCTCCGGGACGCAAACCGCATACCAACGCTGAGGTCGCGGCAGCACTCATCGCGGACGGGCATCAGATCTCGAAGCCCTACATCTCCCAACTTCGGTCGGGGCAACGCACCAACCCCTCGGACGAGACGGTCGCGGCGTTCGCCCGCTTCTTCAAGGTGAAGCCCGACTATTTCTTCAACGACATCTACGCAGCGAAGATCGACCACGATCTCGAGCTTCTCTCACAACTCCAGGGATACGGACTCCGCAAGCTCTCCAGCCGCGCGTTCGACCTCTCCGAAGAGTCCCAGAGTCTGCTCACCACGATGGCCGAGAAGCTACGGGCCAGCGAGGGCCTGCCGGAGGTCCCACCGGACGCATCGCGCTGA
- a CDS encoding glucose-6-phosphate dehydrogenase (NADP(+)), with amino-acid sequence MVDRPQLGPTIFVLFGATGDLSKRMVLPAFFQLAQSGLLNSDWMLIGTGRGNVSDDQFRDHVRDAVNQFGVPHDDSDWDAFARRLRFAGGGFTTDNPGTLPTAVQRARDDLGAADAQLVHYLALPPVTFAETTRALGAHDLARGARVVYEKPFGTSQEAFAELDEAVHAVLDEKQIYRIDHFLGKESTQNLHILRFANGLVEGVWNREHVEQVQIDVPETLDIDDRARFYDATGAVLDMLVTHLFQVAAEIAMEPPATLGADDLQSARESVIGTFRPLDPAEVVLGQYEGYRDVDGVADDSTTETFVAARLWVDTDRWRGVPFLLRTGKMLGVSRQLVSLVFRSPDGPLSDIPPDGAVLSFDLSGDGEIDIAMVVKEPGPDDTLSVGHLSLPLDTVPLAHALAPYSRLILDVLHGDRSLFTRPDGLAHVWTVADALLRDPPPAKPYPAGSMGPPEAEDLATPCGWLVTGSPD; translated from the coding sequence ATGGTTGACAGACCGCAGCTCGGTCCCACGATCTTCGTCCTCTTCGGCGCCACCGGGGACCTGTCCAAACGGATGGTCCTCCCCGCCTTCTTCCAGCTCGCCCAGTCGGGTCTGCTGAACTCCGACTGGATGCTGATCGGCACCGGACGCGGCAACGTCTCCGACGATCAGTTCCGGGACCACGTGCGCGACGCCGTGAACCAGTTCGGTGTGCCCCACGACGACTCCGACTGGGACGCATTCGCCCGGCGGCTTCGATTCGCGGGTGGCGGCTTCACCACCGACAACCCGGGAACGCTCCCCACTGCGGTGCAGCGGGCCCGCGACGATCTCGGCGCCGCGGACGCCCAGTTGGTCCATTATCTGGCTCTCCCACCCGTCACGTTCGCCGAGACCACCCGCGCACTCGGCGCGCACGATCTCGCCCGGGGCGCACGCGTCGTGTACGAGAAGCCGTTCGGGACGTCCCAGGAGGCGTTCGCCGAACTCGACGAGGCCGTTCACGCCGTCCTCGACGAGAAGCAGATATACCGGATCGATCATTTCCTCGGCAAGGAGAGCACTCAGAATCTGCACATTCTGCGCTTCGCCAACGGACTGGTCGAGGGTGTCTGGAACCGCGAGCACGTCGAGCAAGTGCAGATCGACGTGCCCGAGACGCTCGACATCGACGACCGCGCCCGCTTCTACGACGCCACCGGCGCCGTCCTGGACATGCTGGTGACCCACCTGTTCCAGGTTGCGGCCGAGATCGCGATGGAGCCGCCGGCGACGCTGGGCGCCGACGACCTCCAGTCCGCCCGCGAATCGGTGATCGGGACCTTCCGTCCCCTCGACCCGGCCGAGGTGGTGCTCGGGCAGTACGAGGGCTATCGCGACGTCGACGGTGTCGCGGACGATTCGACCACCGAGACGTTCGTCGCGGCGCGCCTGTGGGTCGACACGGACCGCTGGCGTGGCGTGCCGTTCCTCCTCCGGACCGGAAAGATGCTGGGCGTCAGCCGGCAACTGGTGAGCCTCGTCTTTCGAAGCCCCGACGGCCCGCTCAGCGATATCCCCCCGGACGGCGCCGTCCTGTCCTTCGACCTGTCCGGTGACGGCGAGATCGACATCGCCATGGTCGTCAAGGAACCCGGACCCGACGACACCCTCTCGGTAGGCCACCTGAGCCTTCCCCTCGACACCGTGCCACTCGCCCATGCCCTCGCCCCGTATTCGCGGCTCATCCTCGACGTCCTGCACGGCGACCGGTCGCTGTTCACGCGCCCCGACGGTCTGGCGCACGTGTGGACCGTCGCCGACGCATTGCTGAGGGATCCGCCCCCGGCCAAGCCGTACCCCGCCGGATCCATGGGTCCCCCGGAGGCCGAGGACCTCGCGACTCCCTGCGGGTGGCTCGTTACCGGTTCGCCGGACTGA
- a CDS encoding ImmA/IrrE family metallo-endopeptidase — protein sequence MGAKRSHRRVAAAVDAVCDAAARAEAVSLRHVVAAVARERQRAIELDFTTAMAPGVCGQRRAYPDRDVIVLAPGLPDVDRTLAHELGHIVFRHEGAEIVAATLEAGDDLIAYMLSQRSRRREDERPPDEVAEWEAETFASMLLLRLKTMQGRGTPVSVLRYDEAIG from the coding sequence GTGGGGGCGAAGAGATCTCATCGGCGAGTCGCGGCAGCGGTGGACGCGGTGTGCGATGCCGCCGCCCGCGCCGAAGCAGTGTCACTCCGCCACGTCGTGGCCGCGGTGGCCCGCGAACGGCAGCGTGCCATCGAACTCGACTTCACGACGGCCATGGCGCCCGGCGTGTGCGGTCAACGGCGCGCCTACCCCGACCGTGACGTGATCGTCCTGGCGCCGGGGCTGCCCGACGTCGACCGCACGCTCGCGCACGAGCTGGGGCACATCGTGTTTCGGCACGAAGGCGCGGAGATCGTCGCCGCGACACTCGAAGCCGGAGACGATCTGATCGCGTACATGCTCAGCCAGCGGTCGCGGCGGCGGGAGGACGAACGGCCGCCCGACGAGGTGGCCGAGTGGGAGGCCGAGACGTTCGCGTCGATGCTGCTCCTTCGGTTGAAGACGATGCAGGGTCGCGGAACTCCCGTGTCGGTGCTGCGCTACGACGAGGCGATCGGCTGA
- a CDS encoding cell surface protein, whose product MSARRVVRRLTMVGLALAFLAGLGWVTVSVFPSDAAADTQYHECTGGRCDDGSTESSGGGKPQQPHPPCESRDGCGGEPSETAEPSETWEPSETAEPSATTEPSGTAEPTKTSTPSTSRVVVVPPPIQLPPVREPEIARPDSSGDDDFGSDEATVLPGSDAVAVPGSAAHVAPPASGGAPAGGPGSGVAPGPGTSGPAESAPEGPTAGHSPDSDGSSEGAQSPDQGDPDAAPPGMVPVVHSEPLPAVTVFGGVGILLCFAGGAGALTFKGARAQQARIAAARAEFFPPASSGGV is encoded by the coding sequence GTGAGCGCGCGTCGTGTTGTCCGAAGACTGACCATGGTCGGGCTGGCGCTGGCCTTCCTGGCCGGGCTCGGGTGGGTCACCGTCTCGGTGTTCCCGTCGGATGCCGCCGCCGATACCCAGTACCACGAATGCACCGGCGGTCGCTGCGACGACGGCTCCACGGAGTCCTCCGGCGGCGGCAAGCCCCAGCAACCCCACCCGCCGTGCGAGAGCCGCGACGGATGCGGCGGAGAGCCCAGCGAGACTGCGGAGCCCAGCGAGACGTGGGAACCCAGCGAGACTGCGGAGCCCAGCGCGACCACCGAACCGTCCGGTACCGCCGAGCCCACGAAGACGTCGACTCCCTCGACGTCACGTGTTGTCGTAGTGCCTCCACCCATCCAGCTACCGCCCGTTCGTGAACCGGAGATCGCGCGCCCAGACTCGTCCGGCGACGACGACTTCGGCTCCGACGAAGCCACCGTTCTCCCGGGATCCGACGCCGTCGCAGTTCCGGGCTCCGCGGCCCATGTCGCACCGCCGGCGTCCGGCGGAGCGCCTGCCGGAGGTCCGGGTTCCGGCGTCGCGCCCGGACCGGGAACGAGCGGACCGGCGGAGTCCGCGCCCGAGGGTCCCACTGCCGGACATTCCCCGGACAGCGACGGGTCGTCGGAAGGTGCGCAGTCACCCGACCAGGGCGATCCGGATGCTGCGCCGCCGGGAATGGTTCCCGTGGTTCACAGCGAGCCGTTGCCTGCCGTCACCGTTTTCGGTGGGGTCGGCATCCTGCTCTGTTTCGCAGGCGGAGCGGGTGCGTTGACGTTCAAGGGTGCTCGCGCACAACAGGCGCGCATCGCAGCCGCGCGGGCGGAATTCTTCCCGCCCGCGTCGAGTGGAGGGGTGTAG
- the glpR gene encoding gephyrin-like molybdotransferase receptor GlpR — MPNSFLWIGLVVVWLFVLVPMLVNNRPRIRQTSDAALATRVLHRGDKRPVQRGPAAGHRSDPYWQPEPDHFGYDAEDLVDTHAEEDDFDSERAPVGEYVPVRRGRGGFDPEADAIAREARYAFRQRSVLGLVFATIMSAALGLIISPLMWWAFAAGGVGLFGYMAYLRRQVQIEQEIRRRRTARLNRSRLGVESRSDEELRLIPARLRRPGAVVLEVDDGDPEFEHLGHFDDEPMQQATMRRAAGE; from the coding sequence ATGCCGAACTCGTTTCTCTGGATCGGGCTCGTCGTCGTATGGCTCTTCGTCCTGGTCCCGATGCTGGTGAACAACCGCCCCCGGATTCGGCAAACCAGTGACGCAGCCCTCGCCACGCGCGTGCTGCACCGCGGTGACAAGCGTCCCGTGCAGCGCGGACCCGCCGCAGGACACCGCAGCGATCCGTACTGGCAACCGGAACCGGACCACTTCGGCTACGACGCGGAGGACCTTGTGGACACTCACGCAGAGGAAGACGATTTCGACAGTGAGCGGGCACCGGTCGGCGAGTACGTGCCGGTTCGCCGCGGGCGCGGCGGCTTCGATCCCGAGGCCGACGCGATCGCCCGCGAGGCCCGCTACGCGTTCCGTCAGAGATCGGTGCTCGGGCTCGTGTTCGCGACGATCATGTCCGCGGCACTCGGGCTGATCATCTCCCCGCTCATGTGGTGGGCGTTTGCTGCCGGTGGAGTCGGCCTTTTCGGGTACATGGCGTATCTGCGCCGGCAGGTTCAGATCGAGCAAGAGATTCGTCGTCGACGGACAGCGCGACTCAACCGCTCGCGGTTGGGTGTCGAGTCCCGCAGCGACGAGGAATTGCGCCTCATACCCGCGCGGTTGCGCCGTCCGGGGGCCGTCGTCCTCGAAGTGGACGACGGGGATCCCGAATTCGAACATCTGGGGCACTTCGACGACGAGCCGATGCAACAGGCGACGATGCGCCGAGCAGCCGGTGAGTAA
- a CDS encoding GNAT family N-acetyltransferase, translating into MTQHPGWPPHLGPLRVKGGVVTVRAIRLRDAAAWSRLRTRDRAHLEPWEPTGEAPWDARHHISGWPGLCSSLRSEARKGHMLPMAIELDGNFCGQITIGNVVRGALRSAWIGYWVASDVNGLGVATGALALGLDHAFGPVGLHRVEATVRPENLASQAVLRNVGFREEGLLKRYLDVDGQWRDHILVGMTVEDVPGTVSDSLVRSGKATWA; encoded by the coding sequence ATGACACAGCATCCGGGTTGGCCGCCGCACCTCGGGCCCCTGCGGGTGAAGGGCGGCGTGGTCACCGTGCGCGCCATCAGGTTGCGTGACGCGGCCGCGTGGAGTCGTCTGCGGACCCGCGACCGGGCGCACCTCGAACCGTGGGAGCCGACGGGGGAGGCGCCCTGGGATGCGCGGCACCACATCTCCGGATGGCCCGGGCTGTGCAGCAGTCTGCGTTCGGAGGCCCGCAAGGGTCACATGCTGCCGATGGCCATCGAACTCGACGGCAACTTCTGCGGTCAGATCACGATCGGCAACGTGGTGCGGGGTGCGCTGCGTTCCGCCTGGATCGGATACTGGGTGGCCAGCGACGTCAACGGCCTCGGCGTGGCGACGGGTGCCCTCGCGCTGGGGTTGGACCACGCCTTCGGTCCGGTGGGATTGCACCGCGTGGAGGCCACCGTCCGCCCCGAGAACCTGGCGAGCCAGGCGGTGCTGCGCAATGTCGGCTTCCGCGAGGAGGGTCTGCTCAAGCGCTACCTCGACGTCGACGGGCAGTGGCGTGACCACATCCTGGTCGGCATGACAGTCGAGGACGTGCCCGGCACGGTGTCGGATTCACTGGTACGCAGTGGCAAAGCCACCTGGGCATAA